From a single Nostoc sp. MS1 genomic region:
- a CDS encoding pentapeptide repeat-containing protein, whose amino-acid sequence MQLEYKGQNLQGRSFKGQNLTSANFQGADIRGADFTDANLRDATFFLAKAGLPNHLHFILLIILFFIGALSLFTAGVVAVFAGDQLSPAGQIIGQYLILFINPILLTIFLLVTIYLGLNKAVITIVFLAVFSCISLIVLQYYEAAAAFAGNLLWLFTVGVIGAIIFTSVIILTKYSSGIFIGAGFIAWVISTLIPLILDKPYFIIVKVAFSSAIGVSISIYTSQQAILGMPQLAWISSIAIAFAATGGTNFSGADLTDADFTSATLKNTDFRKANLTRTRFYESKELDLAIGDAILAKRDILNLLVSCHGRNKSYVGANLQGANLIGANLEAANLKGADLSGAVFQGACLEWTNLTLAQAVGTDFTSAQMTGACIEAWNIESTTKLDHIDCRFIYLLENPKPGTDDRERRPSSGNFQPGEFTKLFEELLNTVDLIFRNGIDWKAFIATFRKVQEENGGSDLAIQSIANKGDGVVVVKVNVPDGADKEKIHNDFMQNYQLALQAVEERYKSQLQAKDNEIVSYRRQSADMREIISLLANKPINVQIDNKVETKAMTNSNDSSRNINIGNIGGDFNASGQALNIGEISGKVTNTINQLPPAPAPQHPGIKELLMQLQAAIESEKDLTQEDKAEALEQVKALAEAGKNPQEEPKQKAAKTALKVLKGTITGLPATATLVEAVSKLLPLISKLLSFG is encoded by the coding sequence ATGCAATTGGAATATAAGGGTCAAAATCTTCAAGGTCGTTCATTTAAAGGTCAAAACCTAACAAGTGCTAATTTTCAGGGTGCTGATATTAGAGGAGCAGATTTTACAGATGCTAACTTGAGAGATGCAACTTTTTTTCTGGCTAAAGCTGGATTGCCAAATCATTTGCATTTCATCTTATTAATTATTTTATTTTTCATAGGAGCATTATCACTATTTACGGCAGGAGTAGTTGCTGTTTTTGCAGGGGATCAGCTATCACCTGCTGGGCAGATCATAGGTCAATACTTAATATTATTTATCAATCCTATATTGTTGACGATTTTTCTATTGGTGACAATTTATTTAGGATTGAATAAAGCTGTAATCACTATAGTTTTTTTGGCAGTATTTAGTTGTATTAGTCTAATTGTTCTTCAATATTATGAAGCAGCCGCAGCTTTTGCTGGCAATCTCCTCTGGCTATTTACCGTAGGTGTAATTGGGGCTATAATATTTACTTCAGTGATAATTTTAACTAAATATTCATCTGGGATTTTCATAGGTGCAGGCTTTATAGCTTGGGTTATCTCGACATTGATACCTTTGATTTTAGATAAGCCCTATTTCATTATAGTTAAAGTAGCCTTTTCCTCAGCTATTGGAGTTTCGATCAGCATCTATACTAGTCAGCAAGCCATATTAGGAATGCCACAATTAGCTTGGATAAGCTCAATAGCGATCGCTTTTGCTGCTACAGGTGGCACAAATTTTTCTGGTGCTGATTTAACTGATGCTGACTTTACCAGTGCAACTCTCAAAAATACAGATTTCCGAAAAGCGAATTTAACACGCACTCGTTTTTATGAATCCAAAGAACTTGACCTTGCCATAGGTGATGCAATATTAGCGAAACGAGATATTCTCAACTTGCTAGTTAGTTGTCATGGGAGGAATAAATCATATGTTGGTGCAAATCTTCAAGGTGCTAACCTCATAGGTGCAAATTTAGAAGCAGCTAATCTTAAAGGTGCTGATCTTAGTGGAGCCGTTTTTCAAGGAGCTTGTTTAGAGTGGACAAATTTAACTCTAGCTCAAGCTGTAGGTACTGATTTCACCAGCGCTCAAATGACAGGTGCTTGTATAGAAGCTTGGAATATTGAAAGTACAACCAAATTAGATCATATCGATTGTCGCTTTATCTATCTTTTAGAAAATCCCAAACCAGGCACAGATGACAGAGAACGCCGCCCCAGTAGTGGCAACTTTCAACCAGGAGAATTTACTAAATTATTTGAAGAATTATTGAATACTGTCGATTTAATTTTCCGCAACGGTATAGACTGGAAAGCTTTTATTGCCACCTTCAGAAAAGTTCAAGAAGAAAATGGTGGCTCAGATTTAGCTATTCAAAGTATTGCCAATAAGGGTGATGGCGTAGTTGTCGTTAAAGTTAACGTGCCTGATGGTGCAGATAAAGAAAAAATTCACAATGATTTCATGCAGAATTATCAGTTAGCATTGCAAGCTGTAGAGGAAAGATACAAGTCACAATTACAAGCTAAAGATAATGAAATAGTTAGTTATCGTCGCCAAAGTGCAGATATGAGAGAAATCATTAGTTTGTTAGCAAATAAGCCAATTAATGTACAAATTGATAATAAAGTAGAAACTAAAGCCATGACTAATAGTAATGATTCCAGCCGCAATATTAATATTGGGAATATTGGCGGAGATTTTAATGCAAGCGGGCAAGCCTTAAATATAGGTGAAATTAGCGGCAAAGTGACAAACACCATTAACCAGTTACCGCCTGCACCAGCACCGCAACACCCAGGCATCAAGGAATTATTGATGCAGTTGCAAGCAGCAATAGAATCTGAAAAAGACTTAACTCAAGAAGACAAAGCCGAAGCCTTAGAACAAGTAAAAGCCTTAGCAGAAGCTGGCAAAAATCCGCAAGAAGAACCAAAGCAAAAAGCCGCAAAAACTGCACTCAAAGTTTTGAAAGGGACAATTACTGGTTTACCAGCCACTGCAACATTAGTTGAGGCTGTTAGTAAATTATTGCCTTTAATTTCTAAATTGTTGAGTTTCGGGTAA
- a CDS encoding GAF domain-containing sensor histidine kinase, which yields MLSSSDLSFSRNLSLVVFNQLGELLQQMAQSVGTTNLLLTEALLSRVRVPREWQNQRFTLLVSERFSALLLGNWEQKEVESQAWVVAMPSSTNPSATGSRETQEELYSPINTPTWLNAPLTELNASLTFNSEAIASFVLKLRDLFGYDSYTHQHLERYRQILKPNDATLQSQFTLLLLEHLLPQQPQEATVSPTVNNQQEVYACQAVEDALKKQISQERLLNQVNTQIRKSLDLPVIMATAIAQVREFLELDRLVIYKFEAAKVNAQNSTQPQTQDWQKYTGCIVYEVLATEAISSVLHYQEQNCFGRNSPCWEKYRQGFTLVVDDVEQAYALEECLLNFLRESSVRAKLVAPIVFEDKLWGLLIAHQCYNSRQWAESDKNLLISVAEQLAIAIHQAELMRSLRDSARILTQEKQTLEQRVIERTMALRDAILAAEAASRVRSEFLATISHELLTPLTYVIGMSSTLLRWPIGELSQRQRDYLQTIHDSGEHLLDMINDILDLSQIEAGKTVLNIAEFSLAKIAENTVSALIEKAISQQVNLKLDLQIDPRRDRFIADVTRIEQILWNLLTNAIKFTPEGGSVTLRIWVEDETAIFQIEDTGIGIPEEQLPLLFEKFQQLDTPYRRRYEGTGLGLALTKQLVELHRGRIEVESTVGIGSIFTVWIPYQEMGE from the coding sequence ATGCTGAGTTCTTCTGATTTGAGCTTTTCTCGAAATTTGTCTTTGGTTGTGTTCAATCAACTTGGGGAATTGTTGCAACAGATGGCTCAATCGGTGGGAACTACCAACTTGTTGTTGACAGAAGCTTTGTTATCACGGGTGCGCGTCCCAAGAGAATGGCAAAATCAAAGGTTTACCTTGTTAGTTTCTGAGCGATTTAGTGCGCTTTTGCTGGGTAACTGGGAGCAAAAAGAAGTCGAATCTCAAGCTTGGGTTGTGGCTATGCCTTCTTCTACGAATCCCAGCGCCACAGGAAGTAGAGAAACTCAAGAAGAACTGTACTCACCCATCAACACCCCAACTTGGCTCAATGCCCCACTTACAGAACTTAATGCCAGCTTGACGTTTAATTCAGAGGCGATCGCCTCCTTTGTGTTGAAGTTGAGGGATTTGTTTGGGTATGATTCCTACACTCACCAGCATCTTGAACGCTATCGCCAAATTCTTAAACCTAATGACGCTACACTCCAAAGTCAATTTACTTTGTTGTTATTAGAACATCTCTTACCTCAACAACCGCAGGAAGCGACAGTCTCTCCCACTGTAAATAATCAACAAGAAGTGTACGCTTGTCAAGCGGTCGAAGATGCTTTGAAAAAACAAATTTCTCAAGAGCGACTGTTAAATCAAGTTAATACGCAAATTCGGAAAAGCTTAGATTTGCCAGTGATTATGGCAACAGCGATCGCCCAAGTGCGTGAGTTTTTAGAATTAGACAGGTTAGTAATATATAAATTTGAGGCTGCCAAAGTCAACGCTCAAAATTCAACACAACCTCAAACCCAAGACTGGCAAAAATATACAGGCTGCATAGTTTATGAAGTTCTGGCTACAGAGGCAATCTCATCCGTATTGCATTATCAGGAACAAAATTGCTTTGGGCGTAATTCTCCATGTTGGGAAAAGTACCGCCAAGGATTTACCTTGGTTGTAGATGATGTGGAACAAGCTTACGCTTTAGAAGAATGTTTGTTAAATTTCCTCAGAGAAAGTAGCGTTAGGGCGAAGTTAGTCGCACCTATTGTTTTTGAAGATAAGCTATGGGGTCTATTAATAGCCCATCAATGTTATAATTCCCGTCAATGGGCTGAAAGTGACAAGAACTTATTAATTTCAGTTGCCGAACAATTAGCGATCGCCATTCATCAGGCAGAATTAATGCGATCTCTGCGAGACTCTGCGCGAATCCTTACTCAAGAAAAACAAACCTTAGAACAGCGCGTCATTGAACGGACAATGGCCTTACGCGATGCTATTTTAGCGGCGGAAGCTGCCAGCCGTGTGAGGAGTGAATTTCTAGCTACTATTAGTCACGAATTACTAACACCTTTAACCTATGTAATTGGCATGTCTTCTACTTTATTACGTTGGCCGATAGGTGAGTTGAGTCAACGGCAAAGAGATTATCTGCAAACAATACATGACAGTGGCGAACATTTGTTAGATATGATTAACGATATCCTCGATTTATCTCAAATAGAAGCGGGGAAAACTGTTTTAAATATTGCGGAGTTTTCTTTAGCTAAGATAGCAGAAAATACGGTGAGTGCTTTAATAGAAAAAGCTATATCTCAACAAGTAAATTTAAAACTAGATTTACAAATAGATCCAAGACGCGATCGATTCATTGCTGATGTTACCAGAATAGAACAAATCCTCTGGAATCTATTAACTAATGCCATTAAATTTACACCAGAAGGTGGCAGTGTTACCTTAAGAATTTGGGTAGAAGATGAAACTGCTATCTTTCAAATAGAAGATACAGGTATAGGTATTCCTGAAGAACAATTACCATTATTATTTGAAAAATTTCAACAACTAGATACACCCTATCGCCGCCGCTACGAAGGTACAGGGTTAGGTTTAGCTTTAACTAAACAATTGGTAGAACTACATCGAGGACGTATTGAAGTTGAGTCAACTGTAGGGATTGGTTCAATTTTTACCGTGTGGATACCTTATCAAGAAATGGGTGAGTAG
- a CDS encoding undecaprenyl-diphosphate phosphatase produces MKKRHSTPSTNWCGVLPTYLTDNCSLLKVTLRAITGHDYQSSSLRLMLGLLLGTLPLIIAGVILKPMLNACNSPMRGLVVIGAASIIMSGLLAIAEKWRRGERTFDKVSLWDGILVGIAQAFALIPGVSRSGSTLTAGMFLGLERETSARFSFLLGLPAVILAGAVELHTLFKAGLGASGWLTLLVGLVSASISAFVAIWGLLHYLEKHSTWIFVFYRFAMGIFLIFAVMNSWLQN; encoded by the coding sequence ATAAAGAAGCGCCACTCTACGCCTTCCACTAATTGGTGTGGTGTTTTACCAACGTATTTAACTGATAACTGTTCACTGTTAAAAGTAACATTGAGAGCAATTACCGGGCATGATTATCAATCTAGTTCATTAAGGCTGATGTTGGGTTTATTGCTGGGAACCCTACCCCTAATTATCGCAGGCGTAATCCTCAAACCGATGCTCAATGCTTGTAATTCTCCCATGCGCGGATTAGTTGTGATTGGTGCAGCCTCCATTATCATGTCTGGATTGTTAGCGATCGCAGAAAAATGGCGCAGAGGCGAACGCACTTTTGACAAGGTAAGCCTGTGGGATGGTATTTTAGTAGGAATTGCTCAAGCCTTTGCCTTAATTCCCGGTGTCTCTCGCTCCGGTTCTACCCTTACAGCCGGGATGTTTTTGGGCTTGGAACGAGAAACATCAGCTCGATTTTCTTTCCTTTTGGGTTTACCAGCAGTAATTTTGGCAGGTGCAGTAGAACTCCATACCCTCTTCAAAGCGGGGTTAGGTGCATCTGGCTGGTTAACTCTATTAGTAGGTTTAGTTTCTGCTAGTATTTCCGCCTTTGTGGCAATTTGGGGACTTCTACACTACTTAGAAAAACACAGCACTTGGATTTTTGTATTTTACCGTTTTGCAATGGGAATATTTTTAATATTTGCTGTGATGAATAGTTGGTTACAAAATTGA
- the cobN gene encoding cobaltochelatase subunit CobN: protein MHRISTTSVGWNQSEGIIFLEQTPAPVVLITAADTDIQTLAAAIPKLPTTFPAIRVANLLLLQQQISIDTYGEQVLEHAQVIILRLLGGRSYWAYGLEVVQEIVQRHNITLIVMPGDDALDPDLISQSTVPIATVNQIWQYFNEGGTENFVNALQFISDISLATTYNPPAPQRVPRVGIYGEWGRERDGGVGEVGEELPITSSPSSSSSPSSPSSPSSSLPTVGILFYRAHYLAGNTKVIDALCTALWQRNLQPVPVFISSLRDPDVQEELIEFFQPKDAPQISLLLNTTSFSLARLETETPQTELWEKLDVPVLQVILSGGFAEQWEAQLNGLSPRDIAMNVALPEVDGRIISRAVSFKSIQTRNSDLETDVVVYEPVSDRIEFVAQLASNWVHLRSQPPQQRRIALILANYPNRDGRLANGVGLDTPQSCVEILKALQQAGYLVENPPTNGDELIQRLISGITNDPEGREIRPVQQNLSAQEYQNYFASLPVAVQQGINERWGVGRDGGVGEVGGDGGEFLLTSSPSSSIPVPGIQLGNIFIGIQPSRGYDNDPSLNYHAPDLEPTHAYLGFYYWVRECFGADAIVHVGKHGNLEWLPGKSLALSENCYPEVAFGPMPHLYPFIVNDPGEGSQAKRRAQAVIIDHLTPPMTRAELYGALQKLENLIDEYYEAESLDPSRLVAIRDRIRDLVIQENLYKDLGIHSEEDIINFESLILNSLDGYLCELKEAQIRDGLHIFGQCPQGRQLTDLIVAIARIPNRHSPGITRALADAWGLDFDPLTDNFTTQLSTQDQKLLADKTPNPSRTVGDAVTVLEEHAAQLVENLINSKLSHPTPSSPSSPSSPSSPHSPLPTPHPSLSTTLNWITTKLLPSLQQTHAEITNLLHGLDGGYIPSAASGAPTRGRPEVLPTGKNFYAVDIRAIPTETAWDIGRKAAENVIECYTQENGEYPKTIGLSVWGTATMRTGGDDIAEALALLGVRPVWDGAARRVVDLEILPLSILGRARVDVTLRVSGFFRDAFPNLMDLFEQAVNAVAALDEPEDQNPLAAQVLKDTESWIQQGLTPEISLERSRYRLFGSKPGAYGAGLQGLIESQNWQDDQDLANAYINWSCYAYSSVDRRQEAGGIAGDNKVQSSSSPPLPTPYSPLPAPEAFTQRLAQMQIVLHNQDNREHDLLDSDDYYQFQGGLTAAVRSIQGKNPTTYFGDNSLPSQPRVRQLREEIARVYRSRVVNPKWIEGMMRHGYKGAFEMAATVDFLFAYDATTRCVEDYMYQGVMEAYLLDPVVSAYIEDKNPHALRDIAERLLEAHKRGLWEDVDTKTLENLRNLVHQAEATIEEK from the coding sequence ATGCATCGTATAAGTACCACATCGGTAGGATGGAATCAGTCAGAAGGTATTATTTTCCTAGAACAAACCCCAGCTCCGGTTGTGTTGATTACGGCTGCTGATACCGATATTCAAACCTTGGCAGCTGCAATCCCCAAATTACCCACTACATTTCCTGCAATCAGAGTAGCTAACTTGTTGCTATTACAACAACAAATAAGCATAGATACTTATGGTGAACAAGTTCTAGAACATGCTCAAGTAATCATTTTGCGCCTATTAGGAGGACGTTCCTATTGGGCGTATGGTTTAGAAGTTGTGCAAGAAATCGTGCAACGTCACAATATAACCTTAATTGTAATGCCAGGAGACGATGCTCTCGATCCTGACTTAATTTCTCAGTCTACCGTGCCTATAGCTACTGTTAACCAAATTTGGCAGTATTTTAACGAAGGCGGCACAGAAAACTTTGTTAACGCTTTACAATTTATTTCCGACATATCTCTAGCAACTACATATAATCCTCCAGCACCACAGAGAGTTCCTCGCGTGGGAATTTATGGGGAATGGGGAAGGGAAAGAGATGGGGGAGTGGGGGAAGTAGGGGAAGAATTGCCAATTACCTCATCCCCCTCATCCTCCTCATCCCCCTCATCTCCCTCATCTCCCTCATCCTCACTCCCCACAGTCGGCATCCTTTTCTACCGCGCCCACTACTTAGCGGGAAATACTAAGGTAATTGATGCACTATGTACCGCTTTGTGGCAGAGAAATTTACAGCCTGTGCCAGTGTTTATTTCTTCTTTGCGCGATCCTGATGTACAAGAGGAATTAATTGAGTTTTTTCAACCCAAGGACGCACCGCAAATTTCCCTTTTACTCAATACCACAAGCTTTTCCTTGGCGCGTTTAGAAACGGAAACACCCCAAACAGAACTTTGGGAAAAATTGGATGTGCCAGTGTTACAAGTCATCCTTAGTGGCGGGTTTGCTGAACAGTGGGAAGCACAATTAAATGGACTTTCTCCCCGCGATATTGCCATGAATGTTGCTTTACCAGAAGTAGACGGGAGAATTATCAGCCGCGCCGTATCATTTAAGTCCATACAAACGCGCAATTCTGATTTAGAAACAGATGTAGTAGTGTATGAACCAGTGAGCGATCGCATCGAATTTGTTGCCCAACTCGCCTCCAACTGGGTACACCTCCGCTCACAGCCACCCCAACAGCGCCGCATCGCCCTAATTTTGGCAAACTACCCCAACCGCGACGGCCGCCTAGCTAACGGTGTCGGATTAGACACACCACAAAGTTGTGTAGAAATTCTCAAAGCTTTACAGCAAGCAGGCTATTTAGTAGAAAACCCACCCACCAACGGCGACGAATTAATTCAACGACTCATATCTGGTATCACCAACGACCCAGAAGGCAGAGAAATACGCCCAGTACAGCAAAACTTATCAGCCCAAGAGTATCAAAATTATTTCGCTTCCTTACCTGTAGCCGTACAACAGGGTATTAACGAGCGTTGGGGAGTGGGGAGAGATGGGGGAGTAGGGGAAGTGGGGGGAGATGGGGGAGAATTTCTACTTACCTCATCTCCCTCATCCTCTATACCCGTCCCTGGCATTCAACTAGGCAACATCTTCATAGGCATCCAACCATCACGGGGTTATGATAACGACCCCAGTTTGAATTATCATGCTCCAGATTTAGAACCTACCCATGCTTATTTAGGCTTTTATTATTGGGTAAGGGAATGTTTTGGTGCTGATGCGATCGTTCATGTCGGCAAGCATGGGAATTTAGAATGGCTCCCAGGTAAAAGTTTGGCTTTATCAGAGAATTGCTATCCAGAAGTAGCTTTCGGCCCAATGCCCCACCTGTATCCATTTATCGTTAATGATCCTGGTGAGGGTTCCCAAGCCAAGCGCCGCGCTCAAGCGGTGATTATTGACCATCTTACCCCTCCAATGACCCGTGCTGAGTTATACGGAGCTTTACAAAAGCTGGAGAATTTGATTGATGAGTATTACGAAGCAGAAAGTTTAGATCCTTCCCGGTTGGTAGCCATCCGCGATCGCATTCGTGATTTAGTCATCCAAGAAAATCTTTATAAAGATTTAGGCATTCACAGCGAAGAAGATATTATCAACTTTGAATCTTTAATATTGAACTCCTTAGATGGATATCTCTGCGAATTAAAAGAAGCCCAAATTCGTGACGGTTTGCATATATTTGGGCAATGTCCCCAAGGACGACAACTAACAGATTTAATCGTAGCGATCGCCCGTATCCCCAACCGCCACTCCCCAGGCATCACAAGAGCCTTAGCCGACGCTTGGGGCTTAGACTTCGACCCCCTCACCGACAACTTCACCACCCAATTATCAACACAGGATCAAAAACTCTTAGCCGACAAAACCCCAAACCCCAGCCGCACAGTTGGCGATGCCGTCACCGTCTTAGAAGAACACGCCGCCCAATTAGTAGAAAACCTGATCAATTCAAAATTATCCCACCCCACTCCCTCATCTCCCTCATCTCCCTCATCTCCCTCATCTCCCCACTCCCCACTCCCCACTCCCCACCCCTCACTCAGCACTACCCTAAACTGGATCACCACCAAACTCCTCCCCTCCCTCCAACAAACCCACGCAGAAATTACCAACCTCTTACACGGCTTAGATGGTGGATACATTCCTAGTGCTGCATCTGGCGCACCCACACGCGGAAGACCAGAAGTTTTACCCACTGGTAAAAACTTCTACGCTGTAGATATCCGCGCCATTCCCACAGAAACAGCCTGGGATATTGGCAGAAAAGCCGCAGAAAACGTAATTGAATGCTACACCCAGGAAAATGGCGAGTATCCAAAAACTATAGGCTTATCTGTGTGGGGAACTGCAACAATGCGGACTGGCGGCGATGACATAGCCGAAGCATTGGCTTTATTGGGTGTGCGTCCAGTATGGGACGGTGCAGCCCGACGGGTAGTAGATTTAGAAATATTGCCTTTGAGCATCTTAGGCAGAGCTCGTGTAGATGTCACCCTGCGCGTTTCCGGCTTCTTCCGCGACGCTTTCCCCAACTTAATGGATTTATTTGAGCAAGCAGTTAACGCAGTCGCCGCCCTAGATGAACCAGAAGACCAAAACCCCCTAGCAGCCCAAGTCCTCAAGGACACTGAGTCGTGGATACAACAAGGCTTAACTCCAGAAATTTCCCTTGAGCGATCGCGCTATCGTCTCTTTGGTTCCAAACCAGGCGCTTACGGCGCAGGACTCCAAGGCTTAATCGAATCACAAAACTGGCAAGACGACCAAGACCTAGCCAACGCCTACATTAACTGGAGTTGCTACGCCTATTCTTCAGTAGATAGGAGGCAGGAGGCAGGAGGCATAGCAGGAGATAACAAAGTACAATCCTCCTCATCTCCCCCACTCCCTACTCCCTACTCCCCACTCCCTGCTCCTGAAGCTTTTACCCAACGCTTGGCACAGATGCAAATCGTCCTCCACAACCAAGACAACCGCGAACACGATTTGCTTGATTCTGACGATTATTATCAATTTCAAGGCGGTTTGACGGCGGCTGTACGCTCTATCCAAGGGAAAAACCCTACAACCTATTTTGGCGATAATTCCCTGCCATCCCAACCACGAGTTCGCCAACTGCGTGAGGAAATTGCTAGAGTGTATCGATCTCGTGTAGTTAATCCTAAGTGGATTGAGGGTATGATGCGCCACGGGTATAAGGGTGCATTTGAGATGGCTGCAACAGTAGATTTTCTTTTTGCTTACGATGCCACTACTAGGTGCGTAGAAGACTATATGTATCAAGGTGTTATGGAAGCATACTTGCTTGATCCGGTAGTTTCGGCATATATTGAAGATAAAAATCCCCATGCGCTGCGTGATATTGCTGAACGATTATTAGAGGCACATAAACGCGGTTTATGGGAGGATGTAGATACAAAAACACTGGAAAATTTACGTAATTTAGTACATCAAGCTGAAGCAACCATCGAAGAAAAATAA
- a CDS encoding NAD(P)/FAD-dependent oxidoreductase, producing the protein MVVSVENNAPHQVVIVGGGFGGLYTAKTLNTANVNITLIDKRNFHLFQPLLYQVATGTLSPGDISSPLRAVLRKSKNTQVLLGEVKDIDPKGQKVILDDQVVHYDTLVVATGANHSYFGKDNWKDIAPGLKTVEDAIEIRRRIFSAFEAAERTNDPEIRRSLLTFVIVGAGPTGVELSGAIAELAYKTLKEDFRNIDTSETKILLLQGGDRILPHIAPELSQVAQESLESLGVIIHTNTRVTNIENDTVTFKQDGEIRQIPSKTILWAAGVKASPMGQILAERTGVECDHAGRVIVEPDLTVRDYKNIFVVGDLGNFSHQNGKPLPGVAPVAKQQGEYVAKLIKRRLKNRTLPEFRYSDVGSLAMIGQNLAVVDLGFIKLQGFLAWVFWLLVHIYFLIEFDTKILVVFQWAWNYITRNRRSRLITGREAFVDANIDANIEAKTAN; encoded by the coding sequence ATGGTAGTTTCAGTTGAAAATAATGCACCGCATCAAGTTGTCATAGTTGGTGGTGGATTTGGTGGACTATATACAGCAAAGACTCTGAACACAGCGAATGTAAATATTACTCTTATCGATAAACGTAACTTTCACTTATTCCAGCCGCTTTTATATCAAGTAGCAACAGGTACGCTATCACCTGGTGATATTTCCTCTCCATTGCGGGCTGTACTTAGGAAAAGTAAGAATACACAAGTATTGTTGGGAGAAGTAAAAGATATTGACCCAAAAGGGCAAAAAGTTATTCTAGATGATCAAGTAGTACATTATGATACATTAGTCGTTGCCACAGGCGCTAATCATTCCTATTTTGGTAAAGATAACTGGAAAGATATTGCTCCTGGTTTGAAAACTGTTGAAGATGCGATAGAAATACGTCGCCGGATATTTTCAGCATTTGAAGCAGCCGAAAGAACAAATGATCCCGAAATCCGCCGTTCTTTGTTAACTTTTGTAATTGTGGGAGCAGGCCCAACAGGTGTAGAATTATCTGGTGCGATCGCTGAGTTGGCATACAAAACTCTCAAAGAAGATTTCCGCAATATCGACACCTCAGAAACCAAAATTTTACTATTGCAAGGAGGCGATCGCATCCTCCCACATATTGCACCAGAGTTATCACAAGTAGCGCAAGAATCTTTGGAAAGTTTAGGTGTAATTATCCACACTAACACCAGGGTAACAAATATTGAAAATGATACTGTTACCTTCAAACAAGATGGAGAAATTAGACAAATTCCCTCAAAAACTATCTTGTGGGCCGCAGGTGTAAAAGCTTCGCCAATGGGGCAAATTTTAGCCGAACGTACAGGTGTAGAATGCGATCATGCTGGGCGTGTGATAGTAGAACCAGACTTGACTGTCAGGGACTATAAAAACATTTTTGTAGTGGGAGATTTAGGTAATTTTTCTCATCAAAATGGTAAACCTTTACCTGGTGTTGCACCTGTAGCCAAACAACAAGGAGAGTATGTAGCCAAATTGATTAAACGACGGTTGAAAAATCGTACATTGCCAGAATTTCGTTACAGTGATGTAGGTAGTTTGGCAATGATTGGGCAGAATTTAGCTGTTGTAGATTTAGGCTTCATCAAACTGCAAGGGTTTCTTGCTTGGGTATTTTGGCTATTAGTTCATATCTACTTCTTAATCGAGTTTGACACTAAAATATTAGTGGTATTTCAGTGGGCGTGGAATTATATTACTCGAAATCGTCGCTCTAGGTTAATTACTGGTCGAGAAGCTTTTGTCGATGCGAATATCGATGCGAATATCGAAGCGAAAACTGCTAATTAA